A window from Corynebacterium singulare encodes these proteins:
- a CDS encoding Fic family protein, whose amino-acid sequence MAKTVELEWIPADGSGLSRRAKQGGKYHAFVPDPLAGMSLKLPSELSRRIVRIEREIHNLGMRDNTHSLEGVARLLLRSEAVASSRIEGIAPNSDKVAMAILARESDSDIRGFKESATAVARNVAILDTINADLAYKDELVLDDLVAIQTALVAEKPLQGVRTTQNWIGGSDYHPIDAAFVPPPPVQVPELLDDLIEYFNGADHAALVQAALVHAQFETIHPFPDGNGRVGRAMIHALLQRRGLTDAAVLPVSMVLATLGDRYVNGLTKFREGDVLAWISFFVEAAQVATTKAAELADSVAALEAEWMDKVNHHRTAQGSKRALKSNSTEFQLLKKLPAMPLVTVSIVKSELGISSTSTARDSLDSLTDAGILRKKVIGAGGLLGYFADDVFMLVDDAERQLASTQFNTQLSPPTGRAVPALRDK is encoded by the coding sequence GTGGCAAAGACAGTCGAATTGGAATGGATCCCCGCTGATGGCAGCGGTCTTTCTCGACGCGCCAAACAAGGAGGTAAGTATCACGCTTTCGTTCCCGATCCACTTGCAGGCATGTCGTTAAAGCTTCCGTCCGAGCTCTCGCGACGTATCGTTCGCATCGAGCGGGAGATTCACAATCTTGGGATGAGAGACAATACCCACTCCCTTGAAGGAGTTGCGCGACTCCTGCTCCGTTCTGAGGCCGTCGCTTCCTCCCGGATCGAGGGAATTGCTCCGAACTCCGACAAAGTGGCCATGGCGATCCTCGCGCGTGAATCAGATTCCGACATTCGGGGTTTCAAAGAATCCGCAACAGCTGTCGCCCGCAATGTCGCCATCCTCGACACCATCAATGCAGACTTGGCTTACAAAGACGAGCTGGTCCTGGATGACCTTGTTGCAATACAGACAGCGCTCGTTGCAGAAAAGCCTTTACAAGGAGTACGTACTACTCAAAACTGGATTGGCGGATCTGACTATCACCCCATCGATGCAGCTTTTGTTCCCCCGCCTCCCGTGCAAGTCCCGGAACTCCTCGATGATCTCATTGAATACTTCAACGGGGCAGACCACGCCGCGCTCGTTCAAGCAGCGCTCGTTCATGCACAGTTCGAGACCATCCACCCATTCCCGGATGGGAATGGACGCGTGGGGCGAGCCATGATTCACGCGCTTTTACAGCGCAGAGGGCTCACCGATGCTGCGGTTCTCCCCGTCAGTATGGTTCTGGCAACGCTCGGTGACCGTTACGTCAACGGACTCACGAAATTCCGCGAGGGTGACGTGCTGGCATGGATCTCTTTCTTCGTCGAGGCTGCACAAGTCGCCACCACCAAAGCAGCTGAACTTGCGGATAGCGTCGCCGCCCTAGAAGCAGAATGGATGGACAAGGTAAATCACCACCGCACTGCGCAAGGAAGCAAGCGCGCATTGAAATCAAATTCGACGGAGTTCCAACTGCTCAAGAAGCTTCCTGCTATGCCTTTGGTCACGGTGTCCATCGTGAAGTCCGAGCTGGGGATTTCATCGACAAGCACGGCCCGAGATTCTCTCGATTCACTCACCGACGCTGGCATTCTACGTAAGAAAGTCATCGGTGCGGGCGGGCTTCTCGGTTACTTCGCTGACGATGTTTTCATGCTGGTCGACGATGCTGAACGCCAACTCGCCTCGACGCAGTTTAATACTCAGCTTTCACCTCCGACCGGCCGAGCAGTTCCAGCCCTTCGCGATAAATAA
- a CDS encoding type I polyketide synthase — MPITPLHSMSHPAVLFAGQGSEWQSIIASATQTPATAQRLQEVLSQARTLIAPVARTVSSSCPGAAERLKQLIGGEDDRELGDVLPAVSIPGIVLGQIAAIEQLRDLGIDIDERAGHSQGSLGALAVDKPAEALALAILMGTASTAVNGTDPRSQMLSVRGLERSFVTEHLHGTAAIAVVNGRRHFALSGSPEDLAATRTAIEEAVKSFNDELDKRTIGGDELSPRFDELPVALPFHNPVLAPAAERTVALAQKCGLDVDEARAQAEAILVAEHDWPATLDALSSEHLIVLDRALTNLTRRVVEGTGVTVISAATPRELNALATPGTELPEALNYADFAPRTIELPNGRTYTQTRFSDLTGLSPIMLGGMTPTSADGEIVAAAANAGHWTEMAGGGMYSEEVFRAHLATMEQHLRPGRTAQFNTMFFDRFLWNLHFGQARIVPRSRAAGAPFNGVCISAGIPEVEEAGELLDRLHADGFPFISFKPGTAKQIRDVLAIATAYPEDRIIMQVEDGHAGGHHSWVNLDDMLLETYGEIRQHPTVYLAVGGGIASPDRATSYLTGEWAKKHAMPAMPVDAVFLGTVAMATKEAKATDSVKDLLVNTEGISPSKNGGWVGRGTGANGVASSQSHLLADIHDLDNSFAAASRLITALSIDEYATHREEIIAALDKTCKPCFGDVESMTYAEWLERFVELAHPFVDPSWDDRFLDLLHRVEARLNPADHGQIETLFTSGEDVHDGPAAVAKLLEAYPAARATKVSARDAAWWISLHYKHVKPMPWVPAIDGDLKSWFGKDTLWQAQDERYTADQVRIIPGPVAVAGITKKNEPVADLLTRFEQATTDALLKQGSTPQKAFSRLNSAADAAAFLRSAPSLLWHGHLMANPAYEMDENAFDLRQDADGNWDIVITADSYWDDLPEEQRPFYVREVTVPVDLPEDVATGGSPVVSEERLPDSVFALLEGLAGVGSTAEQGDEITDMPSVESGYSFHFPASLLSAHSAVTCGNSAANKAGTPDVLVGPCWPAIYAALGSGRLMDGYPVIEGLLNAVHLDHVIDVRVPLEQLADGRQIDVTSSCTAVEESASGRIVTVELELTDHASGDIVATQMHRFAIRGRATGTAAPKPAPEWGGGKSATKVVATPRSFVDRATVTAPQDMTPFALVSGDYNPIHTSYNAAQLVNLDAPLVHGMWLSAAAQQVAGRHGRVVGWTYSMYGMVQLGDDIEITVERIGRKGIHQALEVTCRIDGEVVSRGQALLAAPTTAYVYPGQGIQTEGMGTGDRQASPAAREAWRRADAHTRENLGFSIQKIIDENPTELTVRGTTFRHPKGVLHLTQFTQVALAVVAYAQTERLRAENTLAPTSYFAGHSLGEYTALASLANIFDLEGVIDIVYSRGSAMGSLVPRDEKGNSEYAMAALRPNMAGIDADNVDAWVAEVAETTGEFLEIVNYNIRGQQYSVAGTKKGLKALVDKANAIAPRAAVMVPGIDVPFHSRVLREGVPAFAEKLDELLPQELDLDALVGRYIPNLVARPFELTQDFVDAVAPLAPSGKLDGLRVEDLSEHALARLLLIELLSWQFASPVRWIETQELLFGKVEQIIEVGLASSPTLTNLAERSLAVAGIPEGTIRVLNVERDQEQVMLADVSEAPAAEPAPEADAEEAPQANEAPAEVPAEAAPTAPTPAPTASAASDAPELRFGAAEAIMVLFAFQNKIRVDQIMDSDTVEELTNGVSSRRNQLLMDMSAEIGVPAIDGAADADVASLREKVNAAAPGYAPFGSVLGEAVTARLRQLLGAAGLKPAAVAEYVTGTWGLPESWVAHVEAEILLGSRDEDSVRGGSLNTVPSSATSKSAAHELIDAAVQGVANAHGASVSKDTAAGGASGGVVDSAALEAYAETVTGENGVLATVARQVLTQLGHVAEPAEATAPDTEVIEAVEAELGSGWLKSVTPSFDAAHAVLFDDAWAIARERLARVALGEIDADDERAQPAAFQGAGATVAEQARWWARSGNTAVDSAYFEQIAAAAESTEHGAYAGDVALVTGAAPGSIAAALVERLLAGGATVIMTASRVTQSRKEFARRLYAEHGRQGSALWLVPANLTSFRDVDSLVEWIGSEQRESVGNEVKILKPALTPTLAFPFAAPSVSGSLADAGSSTESQARLLLWSVERLIGGLSDLAVKAPSPTRCHVVLPGSPNRGTFGGDGAYGEVKAALDAILAKWNVEAGWPAGVTLAQAKIGWVAGTHLMGGNDVLVPAAQKAGIHVWSPEEISSELLDLASAESRARATERPIEADLTGGLEGFSLTSLEVEKPAAQSAAEGAAKDTTARIKALPSPARPVQPQLAEELGDITTDLDDMVVIAGIGEVSSWGSGRTRFEAEYGLQRDGSAELTAAGVIELAWMTGLIAWREEPAPGWFVGETDEQIAEEDIYERFRDEVVARAGVRELTDKYHLVDRGSIDLTTVFLDRDITFTVDSEATARDIAEADPEFTSIREADGEWEVTRRKGATAKVPRKATLTRTVAAQMPDNFDAARWGIPDHMLDSLDRMAVWNLVTAVDAFIQAGFSPAELLQSIHPGQVSTTQGTGIGGMESLHKVFVSRFLGEDRPSDILQEALPNVIAAHTMQSLVGGYGSMIHPIGACATAAVSIEEGVDKIALGKADVVVAGGIDDVQVESLQGFGDMNATAETAAMTAKGIDKRFISRANDRRRGGFLEGEGGGTVLLVRGSLAQELGLPVLAVVAHAASYGDGAHTSIPAPGLGALGAGRGRENSRLARSLRGLSLTPNDVSVLSKHDTSTNANDPNESELHSILWPAIGRDADQPMFVISQKTLTGHSKAGAALFQTGGIIDVFRTGRIPANVSLDCVDPLIAPKAKNLVWLRSPLDLAAAGRSVKAAALTSLGFGHVGALIVYAHPGVFEEAIKQQRGTDAAAAWRERAEQRLAAGHARFEAGMLGRAPLFEVIDGRRMPHADTKVMIDGYGLVDADKAAEISMLLDADARLGATGEFPSA; from the coding sequence ATGCCTATAACTCCGCTGCATTCTATGTCCCACCCAGCTGTCCTTTTCGCGGGTCAGGGCTCTGAATGGCAAAGCATCATCGCCTCCGCCACGCAAACCCCAGCTACTGCGCAACGCCTGCAGGAGGTTCTCTCCCAGGCTCGCACGCTCATTGCCCCAGTGGCCCGCACGGTGTCCTCCTCCTGCCCTGGTGCGGCGGAACGCCTGAAGCAGTTGATCGGCGGGGAGGATGACCGCGAGCTCGGCGATGTGCTGCCAGCCGTCTCCATCCCGGGCATCGTGCTCGGCCAGATTGCTGCCATCGAACAGCTGCGCGACCTCGGCATCGACATCGATGAGCGCGCTGGACATTCGCAGGGCAGCTTGGGCGCGTTGGCCGTCGACAAGCCTGCGGAAGCCCTCGCCCTGGCAATCCTGATGGGCACAGCCTCGACGGCGGTAAACGGTACCGATCCCCGCTCGCAGATGCTGTCCGTGCGGGGGCTGGAGCGCAGCTTTGTCACTGAACACCTGCACGGCACCGCTGCCATCGCCGTGGTCAACGGCCGGCGCCACTTTGCGCTTTCCGGCAGCCCCGAAGACCTGGCTGCCACCCGCACCGCCATCGAAGAAGCAGTAAAAAGCTTCAATGATGAGCTGGACAAGCGCACCATCGGCGGCGATGAGCTTAGCCCTCGCTTTGATGAGCTGCCCGTAGCTCTTCCCTTCCATAACCCGGTGCTCGCCCCAGCGGCTGAGCGCACCGTAGCCTTGGCTCAGAAGTGCGGCCTCGACGTGGATGAGGCCCGCGCGCAGGCAGAGGCCATCCTCGTCGCGGAACATGATTGGCCAGCCACGCTGGACGCACTCAGCTCCGAGCACCTCATCGTTCTTGACCGCGCGCTGACCAACCTCACCCGCCGTGTGGTGGAGGGCACGGGTGTCACGGTGATCTCGGCTGCTACCCCGCGGGAGCTCAATGCACTGGCAACGCCGGGCACTGAACTGCCCGAGGCCCTGAACTACGCCGACTTCGCTCCGCGCACCATCGAGCTTCCGAATGGCCGCACCTACACCCAGACCCGCTTCTCTGATCTCACGGGGCTTTCCCCCATCATGCTGGGCGGCATGACTCCAACCTCCGCTGACGGTGAGATCGTCGCCGCGGCAGCCAACGCCGGACACTGGACGGAGATGGCCGGCGGCGGCATGTACTCCGAGGAGGTCTTCCGCGCCCACCTGGCCACGATGGAACAGCACCTGCGCCCTGGCCGCACGGCGCAGTTCAACACCATGTTCTTCGATCGCTTCCTCTGGAACCTGCACTTTGGCCAGGCGCGCATCGTGCCCAGGTCCCGTGCGGCTGGTGCGCCATTCAACGGCGTGTGTATCTCCGCCGGCATTCCGGAAGTGGAGGAAGCTGGCGAATTGCTGGACCGCCTCCACGCCGATGGTTTCCCCTTCATCTCTTTCAAGCCCGGCACCGCGAAGCAGATTCGGGATGTTCTGGCGATCGCCACGGCCTACCCGGAGGACCGCATCATCATGCAGGTCGAAGACGGGCACGCCGGCGGCCACCACTCCTGGGTGAACCTCGATGACATGCTGCTAGAGACCTACGGTGAGATCCGCCAGCACCCCACTGTCTATCTGGCTGTGGGCGGCGGTATTGCCTCCCCGGACCGCGCCACCTCCTATCTCACCGGTGAGTGGGCTAAAAAGCACGCTATGCCGGCCATGCCTGTCGACGCCGTCTTCCTCGGCACCGTCGCCATGGCCACCAAGGAGGCCAAGGCCACGGATTCCGTCAAGGACCTGCTGGTCAACACGGAAGGCATTTCGCCTTCCAAGAACGGCGGATGGGTCGGCCGCGGCACCGGCGCGAACGGCGTGGCATCCTCGCAGTCCCACCTCTTGGCAGATATCCACGACCTGGATAATTCCTTCGCTGCCGCCTCGCGCCTCATCACGGCACTCAGCATTGACGAGTATGCGACGCACCGCGAGGAGATCATCGCCGCACTGGACAAGACCTGTAAGCCCTGCTTTGGTGACGTAGAGTCCATGACGTATGCCGAATGGCTCGAGCGTTTCGTGGAGCTGGCACATCCGTTTGTGGACCCGAGCTGGGACGACCGTTTCCTCGATCTCTTGCACCGCGTCGAGGCCCGCCTGAACCCAGCGGATCACGGCCAGATTGAGACCCTCTTCACCAGCGGTGAAGACGTCCACGATGGCCCTGCGGCCGTGGCAAAGCTGCTGGAGGCTTACCCCGCCGCGCGCGCCACCAAGGTCTCTGCACGCGATGCTGCCTGGTGGATTTCGCTGCACTACAAGCACGTCAAACCCATGCCATGGGTACCCGCCATTGATGGCGACCTCAAGAGCTGGTTTGGCAAAGACACCTTGTGGCAAGCCCAGGATGAGCGCTATACCGCTGACCAGGTGCGCATCATCCCAGGCCCCGTCGCCGTGGCCGGAATAACCAAGAAGAACGAGCCGGTCGCTGACCTGCTTACCCGCTTCGAGCAAGCCACCACGGATGCGCTGCTGAAGCAGGGCTCAACACCGCAGAAGGCGTTTTCCCGCCTCAACTCCGCTGCCGATGCGGCGGCGTTCCTGCGCAGCGCCCCCTCACTGTTGTGGCACGGCCACCTCATGGCCAACCCGGCTTATGAGATGGATGAGAATGCCTTCGACCTGCGCCAGGATGCCGACGGCAACTGGGACATCGTCATCACGGCGGACTCGTATTGGGATGACCTCCCTGAGGAGCAGCGTCCCTTCTACGTCCGTGAAGTCACCGTTCCGGTGGACCTCCCCGAGGACGTGGCCACGGGTGGCTCCCCGGTGGTTTCAGAAGAACGTCTGCCAGATTCCGTCTTTGCCCTCCTCGAAGGCCTGGCCGGTGTGGGTTCCACAGCCGAGCAGGGCGACGAGATCACGGACATGCCGTCTGTGGAATCGGGCTACTCCTTCCACTTCCCTGCTTCACTGCTGTCAGCACACAGCGCGGTAACCTGTGGAAATTCTGCGGCGAACAAGGCTGGTACCCCAGATGTACTTGTCGGCCCCTGCTGGCCGGCCATCTATGCGGCACTCGGCTCCGGGCGTTTGATGGACGGCTACCCAGTCATCGAAGGCCTGCTCAACGCGGTGCATTTGGACCACGTCATCGACGTGCGCGTGCCACTAGAGCAGCTTGCCGACGGCCGCCAGATAGACGTCACCTCCTCCTGCACCGCCGTGGAGGAATCCGCCTCCGGGCGCATCGTCACCGTGGAGCTGGAACTCACGGATCACGCCTCTGGTGACATCGTGGCCACGCAGATGCACCGCTTTGCCATCCGTGGGCGCGCCACCGGCACCGCAGCACCAAAGCCCGCGCCGGAATGGGGCGGGGGTAAGTCCGCCACCAAGGTGGTGGCTACCCCACGCTCCTTTGTCGACCGCGCTACCGTGACTGCCCCGCAGGATATGACGCCATTTGCGCTGGTCTCGGGCGACTACAACCCCATCCACACCTCCTATAACGCGGCCCAGTTGGTCAACTTGGACGCACCTCTGGTGCACGGCATGTGGCTCTCGGCCGCCGCCCAGCAGGTGGCCGGGCGTCACGGCCGCGTAGTGGGGTGGACCTACTCCATGTATGGAATGGTGCAGCTGGGTGATGACATTGAGATCACCGTCGAGCGCATCGGCCGCAAAGGCATCCACCAAGCACTCGAGGTCACCTGCCGCATCGACGGCGAGGTAGTCTCCCGCGGCCAAGCCCTGCTCGCCGCGCCAACCACGGCCTACGTCTACCCCGGCCAGGGCATCCAGACCGAAGGTATGGGCACGGGCGACCGCCAAGCTTCCCCGGCAGCCCGCGAGGCCTGGCGCCGTGCCGATGCGCATACCCGCGAGAACCTGGGCTTTAGCATCCAGAAGATCATCGATGAGAACCCCACGGAACTCACCGTTCGGGGTACTACCTTCCGTCACCCGAAGGGCGTGCTGCACCTGACCCAGTTCACGCAGGTGGCCCTGGCCGTGGTGGCCTATGCCCAGACCGAGCGCCTGCGCGCCGAGAACACCCTGGCGCCGACCTCCTACTTCGCCGGCCACTCCTTGGGCGAATACACCGCGCTGGCCTCGCTGGCGAATATCTTTGACCTCGAGGGCGTTATTGACATCGTTTACTCCCGCGGCTCCGCCATGGGCAGCCTGGTGCCGCGCGACGAGAAAGGTAACTCCGAATACGCCATGGCGGCACTGCGCCCGAACATGGCGGGCATTGATGCGGACAACGTCGATGCCTGGGTCGCTGAGGTCGCTGAGACTACCGGCGAGTTCCTAGAGATCGTGAACTACAACATCCGCGGCCAGCAGTACTCCGTTGCCGGCACCAAGAAAGGACTAAAAGCCCTGGTGGACAAGGCCAATGCCATCGCCCCGCGTGCGGCGGTCATGGTCCCAGGCATCGATGTTCCTTTCCACTCCCGCGTGCTGCGCGAGGGCGTTCCGGCCTTCGCTGAGAAGCTTGATGAGCTCCTCCCCCAGGAACTGGATCTTGATGCCCTGGTGGGCCGCTACATCCCGAACCTGGTAGCCCGTCCCTTCGAGCTCACTCAGGACTTCGTCGATGCCGTGGCACCACTGGCCCCCTCCGGAAAACTGGATGGGCTGCGCGTGGAGGATCTCTCCGAGCACGCGCTCGCCCGCCTGCTCCTCATCGAGCTTTTGTCCTGGCAATTCGCTTCCCCGGTGCGCTGGATTGAAACCCAGGAGCTGCTCTTTGGCAAGGTGGAACAGATCATCGAGGTCGGCCTGGCTTCTTCCCCAACGCTGACCAACTTGGCTGAGCGCTCGCTGGCAGTCGCCGGCATCCCGGAGGGCACAATCCGCGTGCTCAACGTGGAGCGAGACCAGGAGCAGGTCATGCTTGCCGACGTCTCCGAGGCCCCCGCCGCCGAACCGGCACCGGAAGCCGACGCCGAGGAGGCACCGCAAGCCAACGAGGCACCAGCCGAGGTTCCGGCTGAGGCAGCTCCGACTGCACCAACTCCTGCACCTACCGCGTCAGCTGCGAGCGATGCCCCCGAACTGCGCTTCGGCGCCGCCGAGGCCATCATGGTGCTCTTCGCCTTCCAAAACAAGATTCGCGTGGATCAGATTATGGACTCCGACACCGTGGAGGAGCTGACCAACGGCGTGTCCTCGCGCCGCAACCAGCTCCTGATGGACATGTCCGCTGAGATCGGCGTGCCTGCAATCGACGGCGCCGCAGACGCCGACGTCGCCTCGCTGCGCGAGAAGGTCAACGCCGCCGCCCCTGGCTACGCGCCTTTCGGCAGCGTCCTTGGCGAGGCCGTCACCGCACGCCTGCGCCAGCTGCTCGGTGCTGCGGGCCTCAAGCCCGCCGCGGTGGCCGAGTACGTCACCGGCACCTGGGGCCTGCCCGAGTCTTGGGTCGCCCACGTCGAGGCCGAAATCCTGCTCGGCTCCCGCGACGAGGATTCCGTCCGCGGCGGCAGCCTGAACACGGTTCCGTCCAGCGCCACCAGCAAGTCCGCGGCGCACGAGCTTATCGACGCCGCCGTCCAGGGCGTCGCCAATGCGCACGGCGCCAGTGTCTCCAAGGACACTGCCGCAGGTGGAGCCTCCGGCGGGGTCGTGGATTCCGCCGCCCTCGAGGCCTACGCCGAGACCGTGACCGGTGAGAACGGCGTACTCGCCACCGTGGCCCGCCAGGTCCTCACCCAGCTCGGCCACGTCGCCGAGCCTGCCGAGGCCACCGCCCCAGACACCGAGGTCATCGAGGCCGTCGAGGCCGAGCTCGGTTCCGGCTGGCTCAAGTCCGTCACCCCTTCTTTCGACGCGGCACACGCCGTGCTTTTCGACGACGCCTGGGCCATCGCCCGCGAGCGCCTCGCCCGCGTAGCACTCGGTGAGATCGATGCCGACGACGAGCGCGCGCAGCCAGCCGCCTTCCAGGGCGCCGGCGCCACCGTGGCTGAACAGGCCCGTTGGTGGGCACGCTCGGGCAACACCGCCGTCGACTCTGCCTACTTCGAGCAGATAGCAGCAGCCGCCGAGTCCACCGAACACGGCGCTTACGCCGGCGACGTCGCCCTCGTCACCGGTGCCGCTCCTGGCTCCATCGCCGCCGCGCTTGTCGAGCGCCTCCTCGCAGGCGGCGCAACCGTCATCATGACGGCATCGCGAGTGACCCAATCCCGTAAGGAATTCGCCCGCCGCCTCTACGCCGAGCACGGCCGCCAGGGATCTGCCCTGTGGTTGGTTCCAGCCAACCTCACCAGCTTCCGCGACGTGGACTCCCTGGTTGAGTGGATCGGCTCCGAGCAGCGCGAATCCGTGGGCAACGAGGTGAAGATTCTCAAGCCAGCGCTCACCCCAACCTTGGCATTCCCATTCGCGGCACCATCTGTTTCCGGCTCGCTCGCAGACGCCGGTTCCTCCACGGAATCCCAGGCTCGCCTGCTGCTGTGGTCGGTCGAGCGCCTCATCGGCGGCCTCTCTGACCTCGCGGTCAAGGCCCCGAGCCCCACCCGGTGCCACGTGGTCCTGCCGGGCTCGCCCAACCGCGGCACCTTCGGCGGCGACGGCGCTTATGGCGAAGTCAAGGCCGCGCTCGACGCCATCCTGGCCAAGTGGAACGTCGAGGCTGGTTGGCCTGCCGGCGTCACCCTTGCGCAAGCCAAGATCGGCTGGGTCGCAGGCACTCACCTCATGGGCGGCAACGACGTCCTCGTTCCAGCCGCGCAGAAGGCCGGCATCCACGTCTGGTCGCCGGAGGAAATTTCCTCTGAGCTGCTAGACCTAGCTTCCGCCGAGTCCCGCGCCCGCGCCACCGAACGCCCGATCGAGGCAGACCTCACCGGCGGTCTCGAAGGCTTCTCGCTGACTTCTCTAGAGGTCGAGAAGCCTGCTGCGCAGTCCGCTGCAGAGGGTGCCGCCAAGGACACCACCGCCCGCATCAAGGCACTGCCTTCCCCGGCGCGCCCGGTGCAGCCGCAGCTGGCTGAGGAACTTGGCGACATCACCACCGACCTCGACGACATGGTCGTCATCGCCGGTATCGGCGAGGTGAGCTCCTGGGGTTCCGGCCGCACCCGCTTCGAGGCCGAGTATGGCCTGCAGCGCGACGGCTCCGCCGAGCTGACCGCCGCCGGTGTCATCGAGCTCGCGTGGATGACCGGCCTCATTGCATGGCGCGAGGAGCCCGCGCCGGGCTGGTTCGTCGGCGAGACTGACGAACAGATTGCGGAAGAGGACATCTACGAGCGCTTCCGCGACGAGGTCGTGGCCCGCGCCGGCGTCCGCGAGCTCACCGATAAGTACCACCTGGTTGACCGTGGCTCCATCGACCTGACCACGGTGTTCTTGGACCGCGACATCACCTTCACCGTCGATTCCGAGGCCACCGCCCGCGATATCGCCGAGGCCGACCCAGAGTTCACCAGCATCCGCGAGGCTGACGGCGAGTGGGAGGTCACCCGCCGCAAGGGCGCCACCGCAAAGGTGCCGCGCAAGGCCACGCTCACCCGCACCGTGGCCGCGCAGATGCCGGACAACTTCGACGCGGCCCGCTGGGGCATCCCGGACCACATGCTTGACTCGCTCGACCGCATGGCGGTCTGGAACCTGGTCACGGCCGTCGACGCCTTCATCCAGGCTGGCTTCTCCCCTGCTGAACTGCTGCAGTCCATCCACCCAGGCCAGGTTTCCACCACGCAGGGCACCGGCATCGGCGGCATGGAGTCCCTGCACAAGGTCTTCGTTTCCCGCTTCTTGGGCGAGGACCGCCCCTCCGACATCCTGCAGGAAGCCCTACCCAACGTCATCGCGGCGCACACCATGCAATCGCTGGTCGGCGGCTACGGCTCGATGATTCACCCCATCGGCGCGTGCGCGACGGCGGCGGTCTCGATTGAAGAGGGCGTCGACAAGATTGCGCTGGGTAAAGCCGACGTCGTGGTCGCTGGTGGTATCGACGACGTTCAGGTCGAGTCGCTGCAGGGCTTTGGCGATATGAACGCCACCGCAGAGACCGCAGCGATGACTGCGAAGGGCATCGACAAGCGCTTCATCTCCCGCGCCAACGACCGCCGCCGCGGCGGATTCCTCGAGGGCGAGGGCGGCGGCACCGTCCTGCTTGTGCGAGGTAGCCTCGCGCAAGAGCTGGGCCTTCCTGTGCTCGCCGTGGTCGCCCACGCCGCTTCCTACGGCGACGGCGCCCACACCTCCATCCCGGCTCCGGGCCTCGGCGCCCTGGGCGCCGGTCGTGGTCGCGAGAACTCTCGTCTCGCACGCTCGCTGCGCGGACTGAGCCTGACACCCAACGACGTCAGCGTCCTGTCCAAGCACGACACCTCCACCAACGCCAACGATCCCAACGAGTCGGAGCTGCACTCCATCCTGTGGCCGGCCATCGGGCGCGACGCGGATCAACCGATGTTTGTCATCTCCCAAAAGACGCTCACCGGCCACTCCAAAGCCGGCGCCGCGCTCTTCCAGACCGGCGGTATCATCGACGTCTTCCGCACCGGGCGCATCCCGGCCAACGTGTCGCTGGACTGCGTTGATCCGCTCATCGCACCGAAGGCGAAAAACCTGGTGTGGCTGCGTTCGCCGCTGGATCTGGCAGCCGCGGGCCGCAGTGTGAAGGCAGCGGCGCTGACCTCACTCGGCTTCGGACACGTCGGCGCGCTCATTGTGTACGCGCACCCGGGCGTGTTTGAGGAGGCCATCAAGCAGCAACGCGGCACTGACGCTGCAGCTGCTTGGCGCGAGCGTGCCGAGCAGCGCCTCGCCGCGGGTCACGCCCGCTTCGAGGCAGGCATGCTGGGCCGCGCGCCGCTCTTCGAGGTCATCGACGGCCGCCGCATGCCGCACGCCGACACCAAGGTGATGATTGACGGCTACGGCCTCGTCGACGCCGACAAGGCCGCGGAAATCTCCATGCTTCTCGACGCCGATGCGCGCCTGGGCGCAACCGGTGAATTCCCGAGTGCGTAG